One genomic segment of Candidatus Delongbacteria bacterium includes these proteins:
- a CDS encoding flagellin, producing the protein MVINHNMSAMNSLRVGGTKTSGIENSMAKLSSGLRINKASDDASGLAVSEKMRSQIRGLNQASRNASDGISFIQATEGHLESTTNILQRLRELSVQSSNGIYTAEDRMQIQVEVSQLVDEIDRIASQAQFNGMNMLTGRFAEETGENTVTGSMWIHVGANMDQRERMHIGTMTAAALGVRQLGTDDILSLESADEANKSIGTLDEALKKVNKQRADLGAYQNRLETAVKGIDISSENLQAAESRIRDVDMAKEVVNLTKDQILSQASNAMLAQAKSAPQQVLQLLQ; encoded by the coding sequence ATGGTTATTAATCACAACATGAGCGCAATGAACTCTTTAAGAGTTGGGGGAACAAAAACTTCAGGTATTGAAAACAGTATGGCAAAATTATCATCTGGGCTAAGAATTAACAAAGCTTCAGACGATGCGTCAGGTTTAGCAGTATCAGAAAAAATGAGAAGTCAGATTCGAGGTTTAAATCAAGCTTCAAGAAATGCATCTGACGGTATCTCATTTATTCAAGCTACTGAGGGACACCTAGAGTCTACAACTAACATCTTACAGAGATTAAGAGAGTTATCAGTTCAGTCTTCAAATGGTATTTATACAGCTGAAGATAGAATGCAAATACAAGTAGAGGTGTCTCAACTTGTTGATGAAATTGACAGAATAGCGTCTCAAGCGCAGTTCAATGGTATGAACATGCTTACAGGTAGATTTGCTGAAGAAACAGGTGAAAATACTGTTACAGGTTCTATGTGGATTCACGTAGGAGCTAACATGGATCAAAGAGAAAGAATGCACATTGGTACAATGACTGCTGCTGCTTTAGGTGTTAGACAATTAGGAACAGATGATATCTTATCCTTAGAGTCTGCAGATGAAGCAAACAAAAGCATTGGAACTCTTGATGAAGCGCTTAAAAAAGTTAATAAACAAAGAGCTGATTTAGGAGCATACCAAAACAGACTAGAAACTGCGGTTAAAGGAATTGATATTAGTTCTGAAAACTTACAAGCTGCTGAATCTAGAATTAGAGATGTTGACATGGCAAAAGAAGTTGTTAATCTTACTAAAGATCAAATTCTTAGCCAAGCTAGCAATGCTATGCTTGCACAGGCTAAATCTGCACCACAACAAGTGTTGCAGCTTCTCCAATAA
- a CDS encoding tetratricopeptide repeat protein codes for MNTEIPELNNIYYIDVPENFEGTIGEFKIDKKIKLPIETNGIDNWDPTQLSWEMFMSAMLKILAYRPSDENVDYYRSFILAVRPNIVQELTDSAIFKSNSKDFDLAKEIFLAIQGVDPLNDRNLLNLAVLYEKQAEALEMNVDEEKVKLLLEHSFRIYSDLLDNDTVLTDTYFNAGFFFIKIREFEKAETCLKSFIEYSDDDEKIKKAQDILHNYRNISGNQEIFNKAYRLIIEEKEHEAINLLLDFIETNDTIWNIWFLLGWAYRRISNFTESIDSLNKCIELNSKDADTYNEIAICYLELGDYKSSQKSLEKALMINPEDVKVISNLGILQLKQGNKFEAKRFFEAVLVYEPDDSIAKYYLNQIN; via the coding sequence TTGAATACAGAAATCCCTGAGTTAAACAATATTTACTATATTGATGTGCCAGAAAATTTTGAAGGAACAATTGGCGAATTTAAAATTGACAAAAAAATTAAGCTGCCTATTGAAACAAACGGAATAGATAATTGGGATCCTACGCAATTAAGTTGGGAAATGTTTATGTCTGCAATGCTAAAAATTTTAGCGTATAGACCAAGTGATGAAAATGTAGATTATTACAGATCTTTCATCCTGGCAGTAAGACCAAATATAGTACAAGAACTTACAGATTCTGCTATATTTAAATCAAATAGCAAAGATTTTGATTTAGCAAAGGAGATATTTCTTGCTATTCAAGGTGTAGATCCATTAAATGACAGAAATCTTTTAAATTTAGCAGTTTTATACGAGAAGCAAGCTGAAGCATTAGAGATGAATGTAGATGAAGAAAAAGTTAAATTGCTACTTGAGCATTCATTTAGAATTTATTCTGATCTTCTTGATAATGATACGGTTCTAACTGATACCTATTTTAATGCGGGTTTTTTCTTTATAAAAATAAGAGAATTTGAGAAAGCTGAAACTTGTCTTAAATCCTTTATTGAATATAGCGATGATGATGAAAAAATTAAAAAGGCTCAGGATATTTTACACAATTATAGAAATATTTCTGGGAACCAGGAAATATTTAACAAAGCGTATAGATTAATCATAGAAGAAAAGGAACACGAAGCTATAAATTTGCTTTTAGATTTCATTGAAACAAATGATACTATTTGGAATATTTGGTTTCTACTTGGTTGGGCTTACAGAAGAATTTCTAATTTTACAGAATCAATTGACTCATTGAATAAATGTATAGAATTAAATAGTAAAGATGCTGATACCTATAATGAAATTGCAATTTGTTATTTAGAATTGGGAGATTACAAATCTAGTCAAAAATCCCTAGAAAAAGCTTTAATGATTAATCCAGAAGATGTAAAAGTTATTTCAAACTTAGGAATACTTCAATTAAAACAAGGAAACAAATTTGAGGCTAAAAGATTTTTTGAAGCTGTTTTAGTATATGAACCTGATGACAGCATTGCTAAATATTATTTAAATCAGATTAATTAA
- a CDS encoding flagellin: protein MIINHNMAAVNTNRQLGLASNASNNVMEKLSSGMRINKAADDASGLAVSEKMRSQIKGLNQAEKNIQNGVSFIQATEGFLNETQDILQRVRELSVQSSNGIYSDEDRAMIQVEVSQLVDEVNRIASQAQFNGMNMLTGRFSEGSVSGPLSIQVGANMDQNETIAVKTMTAAALGLTSEQGNGETLSLASTEDANRAIGVIDDAMKIVTAQRADLGAYQNRFEAAAKGISIASENMQAAESRIRDTDMASEVVSLTRDKILQQASTAMLGQANVQTQSVLSLLS from the coding sequence ATGATAATTAATCACAACATGGCAGCCGTAAATACAAATCGGCAGCTAGGACTGGCCAGTAATGCTTCAAATAATGTAATGGAAAAGCTTTCTTCTGGAATGAGAATAAATAAGGCTGCAGATGACGCTTCAGGTTTAGCTGTTTCTGAAAAAATGCGGTCTCAAATCAAAGGCTTAAATCAAGCTGAGAAAAATATTCAAAACGGAGTATCCTTCATTCAGGCAACAGAAGGATTTCTTAATGAAACTCAGGACATTCTACAACGTGTAAGAGAGTTATCTGTTCAATCATCAAATGGTATCTACAGCGATGAAGATAGAGCCATGATTCAGGTCGAGGTTTCTCAACTTGTTGATGAAGTTAATAGAATTGCTTCCCAAGCACAATTTAACGGTATGAATATGTTAACTGGGAGATTTTCAGAAGGAAGTGTTAGCGGTCCTTTATCAATCCAAGTTGGTGCAAATATGGATCAGAATGAAACCATAGCAGTTAAAACAATGACTGCTGCTGCCCTAGGTTTAACAAGCGAACAAGGGAATGGTGAAACTCTTTCATTAGCATCTACAGAGGATGCAAATAGAGCCATTGGTGTTATTGATGATGCTATGAAAATTGTAACTGCTCAAAGAGCTGATCTTGGAGCATATCAAAACAGATTTGAAGCAGCAGCGAAAGGAATTTCAATTGCTTCTGAGAATATGCAAGCAGCAGAATCAAGAATAAGAGATACCGATATGGCATCTGAAGTTGTAAGTCTAACAAGGGATAAGATTTTACAACAAGCTAGTACAGCTATGCTTGGACAGGCAAATGTTCAAACACAATCTGTTCTATCTTTATTAAGTTAA
- the zapA gene encoding cell division protein ZapA, giving the protein MNDDLFLIEILNTKISFRSKENKDYMEQIISILQSKTKETQTKLKVTDPLKCSILTSLFLIDELMKSNKSAPILLENHLDRLVQNLSEALE; this is encoded by the coding sequence ATGATCTGTTCCTAATAGAAATCCTTAATACAAAAATCTCTTTTAGATCGAAAGAAAATAAGGATTATATGGAACAGATCATTTCTATTTTACAATCAAAAACAAAAGAAACCCAAACAAAATTAAAAGTCACTGATCCATTAAAATGCTCTATCCTTACGTCACTATTCCTGATTGATGAATTAATGAAATCGAATAAAAGTGCACCAATTTTATTGGAAAATCATTTAGATAGACTTGTACAAAACCTATCTGAAGCGTTAGAATAG